A DNA window from Rhizobium jaguaris contains the following coding sequences:
- a CDS encoding flavin monoamine oxidase family protein, which translates to MSTRQVVVIGAGLAGLYTAHALHSANVDVLIIEARDRIGGRILTADDAGLPADDGFDLGPSWYWPQMQPAMEALVAELGLESFHQNSVGDVIFEKMSREQPQRYSPAMENHQSMRLFRGTSATVRALAERLPAGSIRLQTTVTAVSLADAGVELTLKRTDGNTETLLARRVVAALPPRLLEATVSFSPPQDSAMAARWRATPTWMAPHAKFFAVYDEAFWKTNGLSGTAQSMVGPMVEIHDATTASGKAALFGFLGVGAGQRKALGEEALKKACLAQLGKLFGKQALRPRATILKDWAADPLTATATDLSDGSHPEAGNPQWVSGPWEGCLLLAGSETSPIEPGYLAGAVVAAKIAAEQILANTDIL; encoded by the coding sequence ATGAGCACAAGACAGGTTGTCGTTATCGGAGCGGGGCTGGCGGGACTGTACACGGCGCACGCGCTGCATTCGGCTAACGTCGATGTTCTCATCATTGAGGCACGCGACCGCATCGGGGGCCGCATCCTGACGGCCGATGACGCCGGTCTTCCAGCGGACGATGGATTCGATTTGGGTCCGTCCTGGTACTGGCCGCAGATGCAGCCTGCCATGGAGGCTCTTGTAGCCGAGCTTGGCCTCGAATCCTTCCATCAGAATAGCGTGGGCGACGTGATCTTCGAAAAGATGTCGCGCGAGCAGCCGCAGCGGTATTCTCCGGCGATGGAGAACCATCAGTCGATGCGCCTTTTCAGGGGAACTTCGGCCACCGTGCGGGCGCTAGCGGAAAGGCTGCCGGCTGGCTCCATCCGTCTTCAGACCACGGTGACCGCGGTCTCCCTCGCCGATGCCGGCGTCGAGCTGACGCTAAAGAGGACCGACGGAAACACCGAGACGCTGCTTGCAAGGCGCGTTGTCGCCGCCCTTCCTCCGAGACTGCTCGAGGCGACGGTGTCGTTCTCGCCCCCGCAGGATTCAGCGATGGCCGCCCGATGGCGAGCTACGCCGACTTGGATGGCTCCGCACGCGAAATTCTTCGCAGTCTACGACGAGGCCTTCTGGAAGACGAACGGCTTGTCGGGCACCGCGCAAAGCATGGTAGGGCCGATGGTCGAGATCCACGATGCTACGACGGCGTCCGGCAAGGCCGCCCTGTTCGGGTTTCTCGGTGTTGGGGCAGGCCAGCGGAAAGCTCTTGGCGAGGAAGCGTTGAAGAAGGCATGCCTTGCACAGCTGGGGAAGTTGTTTGGCAAGCAGGCGCTGAGGCCACGTGCCACGATCCTCAAGGACTGGGCGGCAGACCCGCTGACGGCGACCGCCACGGACCTATCCGACGGCTCGCATCCGGAAGCTGGAAATCCGCAGTGGGTTTCGGGTCCATGGGAAGGCTGTCTTCTTCTGGCCGGCAGCGAGACCAGCCCAATTGAGCCCGGATACCTGGCGGGCGCGGTGGTCGCTGCCAAGATTGCCGCCGAACAGATACTTGCCAATACGGACATCTTATGA
- the recG gene encoding ATP-dependent DNA helicase RecG, translated as MRPAILDPLFTSVSSLPGVGPKIAELLVKLLDRESIDDCRVIDLLFHAPHSIVDRREQPGIARAPQGAIVTITGRVDRHQPPPNARSNVPYRVFLHDETGELGLVFFRGKAQWLEKQLPIDEVVTVSGKVDWFNGRPSMVHPDYIVRESEAENLPLVEPVYPLTAGLSPKFLRKTIEAATTRMPELPEWDDAALTQKQGFPSISDSFHMLHAPRDAADIDPQAPARRRLAYDEFLAGQLSLSLVRQRLRKVAGQPVHPTGAISRKILESLPFSMTNSQRDAVADILKDMAGTERMLRLLQGDVGAGKTLVALMAIAAVIESGGQAVLMAPTEILARQHHATISKFAASANLSVEVLTGRTKGRERDTILERIASGEAQIVIGTHALFQDSVTYANLMLAVVDEQHRFGVHQRLRLTAKGISPHMLVMTATPIPRTLVLAAFGDMDVSKLTEKPAGRKPIQTITIPTERTGDIVSRLKSALCEGKKAYWICPLVEETEESDLMSVEERHATLTKALGPGIGLIHGRMSGPEKDAVMMAFKNGDIRLLVATTVVEVGVDVPDATIMVIEHAERFGLAQLHQLRGRVGRGDEASTCILLYKGPLGETGHARLSIMRDTEDGFRIAEEDLKLRGEGELLGTRQSGTPGFRIASLEAHADLLEIARKDAAYLIERDPELTGERGMAVRTLLYLFRRDEAIRFLRAG; from the coding sequence ATGCGACCCGCCATCCTCGATCCGCTGTTTACCTCCGTCTCTTCGCTGCCCGGCGTCGGGCCGAAGATTGCCGAGCTGCTGGTGAAGCTGCTCGATCGGGAGAGCATCGACGATTGCCGCGTCATCGATCTGCTCTTTCATGCGCCGCATTCCATCGTCGACCGGCGCGAACAGCCGGGCATTGCGCGGGCACCGCAGGGTGCGATCGTCACCATCACGGGCCGCGTCGATCGCCATCAGCCGCCGCCGAACGCGCGCAGCAACGTGCCCTACCGCGTTTTCCTGCACGACGAAACCGGCGAACTCGGCCTGGTGTTCTTCCGGGGCAAGGCGCAATGGCTGGAAAAGCAATTGCCGATCGATGAGGTGGTGACCGTCAGCGGCAAGGTCGACTGGTTCAACGGCCGCCCGTCGATGGTCCACCCGGACTATATCGTGCGCGAGAGCGAGGCGGAGAACCTGCCGCTCGTCGAGCCGGTCTATCCCCTGACCGCCGGTCTCTCGCCGAAATTCCTGCGCAAAACGATCGAAGCGGCGACGACGCGCATGCCGGAGCTACCGGAATGGGACGATGCGGCGCTGACGCAGAAGCAGGGCTTCCCTTCGATCTCTGACAGCTTTCACATGCTGCATGCGCCGCGCGATGCCGCCGATATCGATCCGCAGGCGCCGGCCCGCCGCAGGCTTGCCTATGACGAATTCCTGGCCGGGCAATTGTCGCTGTCGCTCGTGCGTCAACGCTTGCGTAAGGTTGCCGGGCAGCCGGTACATCCCACTGGAGCAATCAGCCGGAAGATATTGGAATCCCTTCCTTTCTCCATGACGAACAGTCAGAGGGATGCCGTGGCCGATATCCTCAAGGACATGGCCGGCACGGAGCGAATGCTGCGGCTGCTGCAGGGCGATGTCGGCGCCGGCAAGACGCTGGTGGCGCTGATGGCGATTGCCGCCGTCATCGAAAGCGGCGGCCAAGCGGTGCTGATGGCGCCGACTGAAATCCTGGCGCGGCAACATCATGCGACGATCTCGAAATTCGCCGCCAGCGCCAATCTTTCCGTCGAAGTGCTGACCGGCCGCACCAAGGGCCGCGAGCGCGACACCATCCTCGAACGCATCGCCTCGGGCGAAGCGCAGATCGTGATCGGCACGCATGCGCTGTTTCAGGACAGCGTGACCTACGCCAATCTCATGCTCGCCGTCGTCGACGAGCAGCACCGCTTCGGCGTCCACCAGCGGCTGCGACTGACCGCAAAGGGCATCTCACCGCACATGCTGGTCATGACGGCTACGCCAATCCCGCGCACGCTAGTGCTTGCCGCCTTCGGTGACATGGATGTCTCCAAGCTCACCGAAAAGCCCGCCGGCCGCAAGCCGATCCAGACGATCACCATTCCGACCGAGCGAACCGGTGATATCGTTTCACGACTGAAGAGCGCTTTATGCGAAGGCAAAAAAGCCTATTGGATATGCCCACTTGTGGAAGAAACCGAAGAATCCGATTTAATGTCGGTGGAGGAGCGGCATGCGACCTTAACCAAGGCGCTCGGGCCCGGCATCGGCCTTATCCATGGCCGCATGAGCGGACCGGAGAAGGACGCTGTGATGATGGCCTTCAAGAACGGCGATATCCGTCTGCTGGTCGCTACGACTGTCGTCGAAGTCGGGGTCGATGTGCCGGACGCTACAATCATGGTGATCGAGCATGCCGAACGTTTCGGTCTGGCGCAGTTGCATCAGTTGCGTGGGCGTGTCGGACGTGGCGACGAGGCATCCACCTGCATCCTGCTCTATAAGGGTCCGTTGGGTGAAACCGGTCATGCGCGCCTGTCGATCATGCGTGACACCGAGGACGGTTTCCGCATTGCCGAGGAAGATCTGAAGCTGCGCGGCGAAGGCGAGTTGCTCGGCACGCGCCAGTCCGGAACGCCGGG
- a CDS encoding SDR family oxidoreductase, with translation MVLEGKFALVTGGSSGIGLAAARTLRNHGARVAIAGRSREKLDRAVGELGGDVLAMETDVASLDDLGRMKAEIETSFGSLDILFANAGVALGTPLATADEATYNKIMDANVKGVFFTVQTVLPLMREGGSIILNTSWLNQVGTPGRAILSASKAAVRSFARTMSAELLDRKIRVNAVSPGSIETPIHRGNNQTEEEFRVYADRVGAQVPLGRMGRPEEIAAAVLFLASDASSYMLGAEVVIDGGRSEL, from the coding sequence ATGGTTCTGGAAGGAAAGTTTGCTTTGGTGACGGGTGGTTCGAGCGGGATCGGCCTGGCCGCCGCCCGGACGCTGCGTAACCACGGAGCCCGCGTCGCGATCGCCGGGCGGTCGCGGGAGAAGCTCGACCGAGCCGTAGGGGAGCTCGGTGGCGACGTGCTTGCCATGGAGACCGACGTCGCATCTCTCGACGATCTTGGCCGGATGAAGGCGGAGATCGAGACGTCGTTCGGATCGCTGGATATCCTGTTCGCCAACGCCGGCGTCGCGCTCGGCACGCCTTTGGCGACCGCGGACGAGGCGACCTACAACAAGATCATGGACGCGAATGTAAAGGGGGTCTTCTTCACGGTGCAGACGGTGCTGCCGCTGATGCGCGAGGGAGGCTCGATCATCCTGAACACGTCCTGGCTGAACCAGGTGGGGACGCCCGGTCGGGCGATCCTGTCGGCGTCGAAGGCTGCGGTCCGCTCGTTCGCTCGTACGATGTCGGCGGAACTGCTCGATCGGAAGATCAGGGTCAACGCCGTCAGCCCCGGTTCCATCGAGACGCCTATTCATCGGGGAAACAACCAGACCGAGGAAGAGTTTCGTGTTTATGCGGACCGGGTGGGCGCGCAGGTGCCGCTGGGCCGCATGGGACGGCCGGAGGAGATAGCTGCCGCGGTCCTCTTCCTCGCCAGCGATGCATCGAGCTACATGCTCGGCGCCGAGGTGGTGATCGACGGCGGCAGATCGGAGCTGTGA
- a CDS encoding cupin domain-containing protein, translated as MLLNEDFSKRVIVHAAKLDWVPSPAKGVERRMLFRIGEEKALATSIVRYAPESSFSHHEHPGGEEFFVLDGVFQDGSGDFPAGTYVRNPPGTGHAPKSDGGCTILVKLWQFKANDRERIVRRPGEGTKGAARPGVASAEILFDGSNELVMLEEWQPNADVEVANPNGLELLVVEGAFTESGDFLDRWSWLRLPAEQPFRAEAGPSGARIWYKSAPLLHEDVSQFDAPTTEGQGR; from the coding sequence ATGCTATTGAACGAAGATTTCTCCAAGCGCGTCATCGTCCATGCCGCCAAGCTTGACTGGGTTCCAAGTCCAGCGAAGGGCGTGGAGCGGCGCATGCTTTTCCGGATCGGTGAAGAAAAGGCTCTCGCGACATCGATAGTCCGCTACGCTCCCGAAAGCAGCTTTTCTCATCACGAACACCCAGGCGGCGAAGAATTTTTTGTTCTGGACGGCGTCTTCCAAGACGGGAGCGGTGACTTCCCGGCTGGCACCTACGTGCGCAATCCTCCCGGAACGGGACACGCGCCGAAGAGCGATGGAGGGTGCACCATTCTCGTGAAGCTATGGCAATTCAAGGCGAACGACCGCGAACGTATCGTCCGGCGACCTGGCGAGGGTACGAAGGGTGCTGCCCGTCCCGGCGTCGCCTCGGCGGAGATACTCTTCGACGGCTCGAACGAGTTGGTGATGCTGGAGGAATGGCAGCCGAATGCCGACGTCGAAGTCGCCAATCCGAACGGTCTGGAGCTTCTGGTCGTCGAAGGTGCTTTCACAGAAAGCGGCGACTTCCTCGACCGCTGGAGCTGGTTGCGGCTTCCGGCTGAGCAGCCCTTTCGGGCCGAGGCAGGACCGTCTGGCGCGCGCATCTGGTACAAGTCCGCGCCCCTTTTGCATGAAGATGTAAGTCAATTCGATGCACCCACGACGGAGGGGCAAGGCAGATGA
- a CDS encoding MFS transporter, whose translation MSIAYEVPAEPGIARRNAWILTVAQSFGGANAPIVISLGGLVGQQLSRDPELITLPVSLLNLGLALGTLPAVFVMRRFGRRSGYLLGTMIGMAAGLVAAMGIVFSSFMVFCLGTCTAGFYSSYVQSYRFAAADNTSGPQAQKAIARVMVGGLVAAIIGPQLVIWTRDAVPGISFAGSFLSQAALGALAFPVLWFLRSSSVQKMEGQHVAERPLLQILTSRRYLLAIATGVVSYGLMTFVMTASPIAMVGHGHSIDQAALGIQWHILAMYGPSFVTGRLMVRFGKERVAAVGLLLIGSSAAVALSGYDVAHFWVSLVLLGVGWNFGFIGATSMVADCHTPAERSKVQGANDFLVFGTVACASFSAGSLLHSSGWETINWIVLPAVALVLVPLVWRAARPRLV comes from the coding sequence ATGAGCATCGCATATGAGGTCCCGGCCGAGCCGGGCATTGCCAGGCGCAACGCGTGGATACTCACTGTTGCGCAGTCGTTCGGAGGCGCGAATGCCCCGATCGTCATCTCCCTCGGCGGCCTCGTCGGCCAGCAGCTCTCTCGCGACCCGGAGCTGATAACACTGCCCGTCAGCCTGCTCAATCTCGGGCTGGCACTGGGGACGCTGCCAGCTGTCTTCGTCATGCGCAGGTTCGGTCGCCGGAGCGGCTATCTCCTTGGGACGATGATCGGAATGGCCGCAGGTCTGGTCGCCGCGATGGGCATTGTCTTTTCGAGCTTTATGGTCTTCTGCCTGGGCACCTGCACGGCGGGCTTCTATTCGTCCTATGTCCAGAGCTACCGTTTCGCGGCTGCGGATAACACGTCGGGACCTCAGGCACAAAAGGCGATCGCCCGTGTCATGGTTGGCGGCCTGGTCGCCGCGATCATCGGCCCGCAGCTCGTCATCTGGACACGTGATGCGGTTCCCGGAATTTCCTTCGCTGGCAGCTTCCTGAGCCAGGCCGCTCTTGGCGCGCTTGCCTTTCCGGTCCTGTGGTTTCTTCGCTCGTCCTCGGTCCAGAAGATGGAGGGACAACACGTAGCGGAACGGCCGCTGCTGCAGATACTGACGTCGCGCCGATATCTACTGGCCATCGCAACCGGCGTCGTTTCCTACGGCCTGATGACCTTCGTCATGACAGCCTCACCGATCGCGATGGTAGGACATGGTCACTCGATCGACCAGGCGGCTCTGGGCATCCAGTGGCACATCCTCGCGATGTACGGGCCGAGCTTCGTGACCGGCCGTCTGATGGTGCGCTTCGGCAAAGAGCGCGTCGCCGCCGTCGGCCTCCTTCTTATTGGCAGTTCGGCCGCCGTCGCCCTTTCAGGATACGACGTTGCGCACTTCTGGGTTTCGCTCGTCCTGCTCGGCGTCGGCTGGAACTTCGGCTTCATCGGTGCAACGTCGATGGTCGCCGACTGCCACACGCCTGCCGAGCGAAGCAAGGTTCAGGGCGCGAATGACTTCCTGGTCTTCGGGACAGTAGCGTGCGCGTCGTTTTCGGCTGGATCGCTCCTACACAGTTCCGGGTGGGAAACGATCAACTGGATTGTGTTGCCTGCGGTAGCCTTGGTGTTGGTGCCGCTGGTGTGGCGAGCCGCTCGACCGAGGCTGGTCTAG
- the mfd gene encoding transcription-repair coupling factor: MIPGFDAKKLIAASEPLTVGHVPSGLEPFLLAELAKTGQPVAYVMSDGQHMADVEQMLGFIAPDIPVLTLPAWDCLPYDRVSPSSDTSARRLAALSGLIAHHHKPHAAIVLVTVNAMLQKVAPQDVIESLTFSARPGNQVRMDDIASRLERNGFDRVATVREVGEYAVRGGILDVFVPGTEEPVRLDFFGDTLESIRSFDPASQRTTGQIRSLDLNPMSEVTLTPDTISRFRKNYLSAFGAATRDDALYVAVSEGRRYAGMEHWLPLFYEKLETVFDYLRGFRLVTDHTVREAAEERSKLVFDYYDARLNSGQATKGQMAQGTPYKPVTPGQLYLDGSTFAKALDAFNAMRISPFNEHEGEARRVVSVDARQGPRWARSSTDSADNERVNVFDAVVKHIADRRASGGKVLISAWTEGSLDRLLQVLAEHGLARVKTIEAFKDIRSLEKGEAAAAVLSLEAGFEAGDLIVIGEQDILGDRMVRRSKRRKRAADFISEVAGLDEGSIVVHAEHGIGRFVGLRTIEAAGAPHACLELQYADDAKLFLPVENIDLLSRYGGEGTEAQLDKLGGGAWQMRKAKLKKRLLDMAGALIRVAAERLTRHAPVLTSPEGIYDEFAARFPYDETEDQMNAIDAVRDDLGAGRPMDRLVCGDVGFGKTEVALRAAFVAAMNGVQVAVVVPTTLLSRQHFKTFSERFRGLPIRIQQASRLVGSKDLALTKKEVADGKTDIVVGTHALLGAGIQFANLGLLVIDEEQHFGVKHKERLKELKSDVHVLTLSATPIPRTLQLAMTGVRELSLITTPPVDRMAVRTFISPFDSLVIRETLMREHYRGGQSFYVCPRLADLADIHAFLQSDVPELKVAVAHGQMPAGELEDIMNAFYEGRYDVLLSTTIVESGLDVPTANTLIVHRADMFGLAQLYQLRGRVGRSKVRAFALFTLPVNKVLTTTAERRLKVLQSLDTLGAGFQLASHDLDIRGAGNLLGEEQSGHIKEVGFELYQQMLEEAVAEVKGVDEIQDTGWSPQISVGTPVMIPDDYVPDLHLRMALYRRLGEITEIKEIDSFGAEMIDRFGPMPIEVQHLLKIVYIKSLCRTANVEKLDAGPKGVVVQFRNKEFPNPANLVGYIAKQGTMAKIRPDQSVFLTRDLPTPEKRLQGAAVLMTQLAELAK, encoded by the coding sequence ATGATCCCCGGTTTCGACGCGAAGAAGCTGATCGCGGCAAGCGAGCCGCTGACGGTCGGCCATGTTCCCTCCGGCCTGGAGCCTTTCCTGCTGGCCGAGCTGGCTAAGACCGGCCAGCCGGTTGCCTATGTCATGTCCGACGGCCAGCACATGGCTGATGTCGAACAGATGCTCGGCTTCATCGCGCCCGACATTCCGGTATTGACGCTGCCCGCCTGGGACTGCCTGCCCTATGACCGCGTTTCGCCGAGTTCCGACACTTCGGCCCGCCGTCTCGCGGCGCTCTCCGGTCTGATCGCCCATCATCACAAGCCGCATGCCGCAATCGTCCTGGTGACGGTCAATGCCATGTTGCAGAAGGTGGCGCCGCAGGATGTGATCGAGAGCCTGACGTTCTCGGCCCGGCCGGGCAATCAGGTGCGCATGGACGACATCGCCAGCCGCCTGGAGCGCAATGGCTTCGATCGCGTCGCGACCGTGCGCGAAGTCGGCGAATATGCCGTGCGCGGCGGCATTCTCGATGTCTTCGTGCCGGGTACGGAAGAACCCGTGCGCCTGGATTTCTTCGGCGACACGCTGGAAAGCATCCGCAGTTTCGATCCCGCCAGCCAGCGCACCACCGGCCAGATCCGCTCCCTCGACCTCAACCCGATGAGCGAGGTGACGCTGACGCCGGATACGATCAGCCGTTTTCGCAAGAACTATCTTTCCGCTTTCGGCGCCGCCACGCGCGACGACGCGCTCTATGTGGCGGTCTCGGAAGGCCGTCGCTATGCCGGTATGGAACACTGGCTGCCGCTATTCTACGAGAAGCTGGAGACGGTTTTCGATTATCTCCGCGGCTTCCGGCTGGTCACCGATCACACGGTGCGGGAAGCCGCCGAGGAGCGCTCCAAGCTCGTTTTCGACTATTACGACGCTCGCCTGAATTCCGGGCAGGCGACCAAGGGGCAGATGGCGCAGGGCACGCCCTACAAGCCGGTAACGCCCGGCCAGCTCTATCTCGATGGCAGCACCTTCGCCAAGGCGCTCGATGCCTTCAACGCTATGCGTATCTCGCCCTTCAACGAGCACGAGGGTGAGGCTCGACGCGTGGTCAGCGTCGATGCCCGCCAAGGGCCGCGCTGGGCCCGATCATCGACCGATAGCGCTGATAACGAGCGCGTCAACGTCTTTGACGCTGTGGTCAAACACATCGCTGATCGCCGCGCATCCGGCGGCAAGGTCCTGATATCGGCCTGGACCGAAGGCTCGCTTGATCGCCTGCTGCAGGTGCTGGCCGAACACGGGCTTGCCCGCGTCAAGACGATCGAGGCCTTCAAGGATATTCGATCGCTGGAAAAGGGCGAGGCGGCGGCGGCCGTGCTGAGCCTGGAAGCCGGCTTCGAGGCTGGTGATCTCATCGTTATCGGCGAGCAGGACATTCTCGGCGACCGCATGGTGCGCCGCTCCAAGCGCCGCAAGCGCGCCGCCGATTTCATCTCCGAAGTGGCCGGTCTCGACGAAGGTTCGATCGTCGTTCATGCCGAACACGGTATCGGCCGCTTCGTCGGCCTCCGGACCATCGAGGCGGCTGGCGCGCCGCACGCCTGTCTCGAGCTGCAATATGCGGACGACGCCAAACTGTTCCTGCCGGTCGAAAACATCGATCTCCTGTCGCGTTACGGCGGCGAGGGCACCGAGGCGCAGCTCGACAAGCTCGGCGGCGGCGCCTGGCAGATGCGCAAGGCCAAGCTCAAGAAGCGCCTGCTGGATATGGCCGGTGCGCTGATCCGCGTTGCAGCCGAACGCCTGACCCGGCACGCGCCGGTACTGACCTCGCCGGAAGGGATTTACGACGAGTTCGCCGCTCGCTTCCCTTACGATGAGACCGAAGACCAGATGAATGCCATCGACGCGGTGCGCGACGATCTCGGCGCCGGCCGGCCCATGGATCGTCTCGTCTGCGGCGACGTTGGCTTCGGCAAGACGGAGGTGGCGCTGCGTGCCGCCTTCGTGGCCGCCATGAACGGCGTGCAGGTCGCCGTCGTGGTGCCGACGACGCTGCTTTCCCGTCAGCATTTCAAGACCTTCTCCGAGCGCTTCCGTGGCCTGCCGATCCGGATTCAGCAGGCATCGCGCCTTGTCGGCTCCAAGGATCTGGCGTTGACCAAGAAGGAAGTGGCTGACGGCAAGACCGATATCGTCGTCGGCACGCATGCGCTGCTCGGCGCCGGCATCCAGTTCGCCAATCTCGGCCTGCTCGTGATCGACGAGGAGCAGCATTTCGGCGTGAAGCACAAGGAGCGGCTGAAGGAGCTGAAAAGCGATGTGCATGTGCTGACGCTATCGGCGACGCCGATCCCGCGCACGCTGCAGCTCGCCATGACCGGCGTGCGCGAACTGTCGCTGATCACCACGCCACCGGTCGATCGCATGGCTGTGCGCACCTTCATCTCGCCCTTCGATTCGCTCGTCATCCGCGAGACGCTGATGCGCGAGCATTATCGCGGCGGCCAGAGCTTCTATGTCTGCCCGCGCCTTGCCGATCTCGCCGACATTCATGCTTTCCTGCAGTCCGATGTGCCGGAGCTGAAGGTCGCCGTCGCCCACGGCCAGATGCCGGCGGGTGAGCTCGAAGACATCATGAACGCCTTCTACGAAGGCCGCTACGACGTGCTGCTGTCCACCACCATCGTCGAATCCGGTCTCGACGTGCCGACGGCCAATACGCTGATCGTCCACCGTGCCGATATGTTCGGCCTGGCGCAGCTCTACCAGTTGCGCGGCCGCGTCGGCCGTTCGAAGGTGCGCGCCTTCGCCCTGTTCACCCTGCCGGTCAACAAGGTGCTGACGACGACCGCGGAGCGCCGCCTCAAGGTGCTGCAGTCGCTCGACACACTCGGCGCCGGTTTCCAGCTCGCAAGCCACGATCTGGATATCCGCGGTGCCGGCAATCTGCTCGGCGAGGAACAGTCCGGGCATATCAAGGAAGTGGGTTTCGAGCTCTACCAGCAGATGCTCGAAGAGGCGGTCGCAGAGGTGAAGGGCGTCGACGAGATCCAGGATACCGGCTGGTCGCCGCAGATTTCCGTCGGCACACCGGTCATGATCCCCGATGATTACGTGCCGGATCTGCATCTGCGCATGGCGCTCTATCGCCGCCTCGGCGAGATCACGGAAATCAAGGAGATCGACAGTTTCGGCGCCGAAATGATCGATCGGTTTGGACCGATGCCGATCGAGGTGCAGCATCTCCTGAAGATCGTCTACATCAAGTCGCTCTGCCGCACAGCCAACGTCGAGAAACTTGACGCCGGCCCGAAGGGCGTCGTCGTGCAATTCCGCAACAAGGAGTTCCCGAACCCAGCCAATCTTGTTGGCTATATCGCCAAGCAGGGCACCATGGCAAAAATCCGCCCCGACCAGAGCGTGTTCCTGACCCGCGACCTGCCGACACCGGAAAAGCGGCTGCAGGGCGCGGCTGTGCTGATGACGCAATTGGCGGAATTGGCGAAGTAG
- a CDS encoding LysR substrate-binding domain-containing protein — translation MRNLTRLKSLQALEASARHGSFVGASTELDVTPPAVGQLVRSLEDWVGYPLLKRSRSGAERLTPVDETQDALEDIAQGLDLLESGLRKLRGRKARSVVLVTASQALVANWLLSRLEDFSATCPNIDVRLDVSDRVIDLAQGEADVGIRCGLGSWKGVRSTFLMGEEIIAVCHNKLIPTELDVTAGWIAEQTLIHDGTAHPGGDFPTWAEWLARAGANEPPADGGLKINSTAAVIQAAVTARGVALVRKALVAQELEGGRLVHLMPEVRWPVKWAYYVVASPKALRRYEVTAFHDWLAALNCR, via the coding sequence ATGAGAAACTTGACCAGATTGAAGTCCTTGCAGGCTTTGGAAGCATCGGCGAGACACGGAAGCTTCGTGGGTGCTTCGACGGAACTCGACGTCACGCCCCCGGCGGTAGGGCAGCTCGTCCGGTCGCTCGAAGATTGGGTCGGTTACCCGCTGTTAAAAAGAAGCCGCTCTGGAGCCGAGCGGCTGACGCCAGTCGACGAGACCCAAGATGCGCTAGAGGACATCGCACAAGGGCTCGACCTTCTGGAATCGGGTTTGAGGAAACTGCGCGGCCGGAAGGCGAGATCGGTCGTGCTCGTCACGGCCTCGCAGGCGCTGGTAGCAAACTGGCTCCTGTCCCGACTGGAAGATTTTTCCGCGACCTGCCCGAACATCGACGTCCGGCTCGACGTTTCCGATCGCGTGATCGATCTCGCCCAGGGCGAAGCAGACGTCGGCATCCGGTGCGGTTTGGGTTCATGGAAGGGTGTGCGATCGACATTCCTCATGGGTGAAGAGATTATCGCCGTCTGCCATAACAAGCTCATACCCACCGAGCTAGACGTAACGGCAGGTTGGATCGCGGAGCAGACGCTTATCCACGACGGGACCGCCCATCCGGGCGGCGACTTCCCAACCTGGGCCGAGTGGCTTGCCCGCGCCGGCGCGAACGAGCCGCCTGCGGACGGCGGACTGAAGATTAACTCGACGGCGGCGGTTATTCAGGCTGCGGTGACCGCGAGGGGCGTCGCACTCGTCCGCAAGGCGCTCGTCGCACAGGAACTGGAAGGCGGTCGCCTCGTCCATCTGATGCCCGAGGTGCGGTGGCCCGTGAAATGGGCCTACTATGTGGTGGCGTCGCCGAAGGCCCTACGCCGCTACGAAGTAACCGCGTTTCATGATTGGCTAGCAGCGTTGAATTGTCGCTGA
- a CDS encoding succinate dehydrogenase assembly factor 2 yields the protein MTGLTLSSADLDPRRRRILFRCWHRGIREMDLVFGQFADKELPGLAEVELDELERIMAEEDNDLLRWILGSQPTPQHLQTPLFERLASYKPDFEEIAERFGLTK from the coding sequence ATGACTGGGCTGACACTCAGCAGTGCCGATCTCGATCCTCGCCGCCGGCGCATCCTGTTTCGCTGCTGGCACCGCGGTATCCGCGAGATGGATCTTGTTTTCGGCCAGTTCGCCGACAAAGAGTTGCCGGGGCTCGCCGAGGTCGAACTCGACGAGCTCGAGCGCATCATGGCTGAAGAAGACAATGATCTTCTGAGGTGGATCCTTGGTAGCCAGCCGACGCCGCAGCATCTGCAGACTCCGCTCTTTGAGCGCCTGGCATCCTATAAGCCCGATTTCGAAGAGATCGCCGAAAGGTTCGGACTAACCAAATGA